A window from Flammeovirgaceae bacterium encodes these proteins:
- a CDS encoding efflux RND transporter permease subunit: protein MLNKIIRYFLENKFVTFLLLIVFIGWGLVTAPFGWNTGFLPSDPVPVDAIPDLGENQQIVFADWPGRSPQDIEDQVTYPLTTSLLGIPGVKSVRSTSMFGFSSIYIIFDEKTEFYWSRSRILEKLNSLPAGLLPDDVQPALGPDATALGQVYWYTLEGRDPQGKVTGGWDLHEIRSVQDFYVKYGLNAVEGVSEVASIGGQVREYQVDVNPDALKAYNIGLDMVMMAVKNSNRDVGAQTIEINKVEYLVRGLGYIKKIEDLEKAVVTVSNNVPVRIKDIAVVTLGPATRRGMLDKDGAEVVGGVVVARYGSNPLAVINGVKAKIKEIAPGLPSKVLADGTTSQLTIVPFYDRTQLIHETIGTLEEALTHEVLITIIVVIMLVFNLRVSLLISSLLPVAVLMTFIVMRYTGVDANIVALSGIAIAIGVMVDVGIVFVENIVRHLAFAENKNAKGKQLLDVVFKATSEVSGAIATALATTVVSFLPVFFMEAAEGKLFKPLAFTKTFALLATFVLGIAILPTLAHLIFSIDYDKKRIRRFWNITFIAVGILLALYAKMWLPLALVAIGINNILEGRWLAKYKGFPNYINIGIVVLISSYFLTTQWMPLGHQNYMIINYLFVVVLLLVVLGSLVSVVYFYEPILKWCLVNKGKFLLLPLFTVALGLTIWLGFSTTFGFVAKGFDVLNWNIRTTTPWSTMSHAFPGTGKEFMPSLNEGSFLLMPTSMPYVGVEESKRILQLLDMRVTSIPEVEVVVGKMGRAESALDPAPISMYENIINYKSEFITDDKGHRLTFKTDNKDRFILSNQQKLTNEEALALNIDTDLLIPDEDGKYFRNWRAHIKSPDDIWNEIVSATKIPGVTSAPKLQPIETRLVMLQTGMRAPMGIKVYGHDLNTIEQFGMELEAILKQVPSVKPEAVFADRIVGKPYLNLNIDRDAIARYGLSIEALQQSIETAIGGMKITSTLEGRERYPVRMRYPRELRDSPETIKKILVPTPAGVQVPLGDLAKVEYLRGPQMIKSEDTFLVGYVLFDKRDGYAEVDVVNEAQRFIQQKIDSKELVVPAGINYKFSGSYENQVRAVKRLAIVIPLSLMIIFMLLFFQFKTFIASSIHFSGVFVAFAGGFIMIWLYGQDWFMNFGIAGVNMRDLFQMQTINLSVAVWVGFIALFGIATDDGVIMGTYIHQVFEERKPNTVNEVRAAVLEAGKKRVRPAMMTAATTLIALIPVLTSTGKGSDIMGPMAIPTFGGMAIQLMTIFVVPVLQAYWRETVVAKESKSN, encoded by the coding sequence ATGTTAAACAAAATCATTCGATACTTTCTCGAGAACAAGTTTGTCACTTTTCTCCTACTTATTGTCTTCATCGGCTGGGGTTTGGTTACGGCTCCGTTTGGTTGGAACACCGGTTTTCTTCCCTCCGACCCCGTACCCGTAGATGCCATCCCTGATTTGGGTGAAAACCAGCAGATCGTATTTGCCGATTGGCCAGGGCGCAGTCCGCAGGACATTGAAGACCAGGTCACCTATCCGCTCACTACTTCCTTGTTGGGGATACCCGGGGTCAAATCCGTGCGGTCCACGTCCATGTTCGGGTTTTCCAGTATTTACATCATCTTCGATGAGAAAACGGAATTCTACTGGTCGCGGTCGCGCATTTTAGAAAAACTCAATTCACTGCCTGCAGGACTTTTGCCCGATGACGTGCAACCTGCCCTGGGCCCGGATGCCACCGCGCTGGGCCAGGTATATTGGTACACCCTGGAAGGTCGCGACCCGCAAGGCAAGGTAACCGGGGGCTGGGACCTGCATGAGATACGCAGTGTTCAGGATTTTTATGTGAAATACGGACTCAATGCCGTGGAGGGGGTTTCTGAGGTAGCGAGTATCGGTGGCCAAGTAAGGGAGTACCAGGTGGATGTAAACCCTGATGCATTGAAAGCCTACAACATCGGACTGGACATGGTGATGATGGCCGTGAAAAATTCCAACCGTGATGTTGGGGCACAAACCATCGAGATTAACAAAGTGGAATACCTTGTGCGGGGCCTCGGTTACATCAAAAAAATTGAAGACCTGGAGAAAGCAGTAGTTACGGTGAGTAACAATGTGCCCGTCCGCATCAAAGACATCGCTGTGGTTACGCTGGGGCCGGCTACACGCAGGGGTATGCTGGATAAAGATGGTGCTGAAGTAGTCGGTGGTGTAGTGGTGGCCCGGTATGGCTCTAATCCGTTGGCGGTTATCAATGGTGTAAAAGCCAAGATCAAAGAAATTGCCCCGGGCCTTCCCTCAAAAGTATTGGCCGATGGCACTACCAGTCAGCTCACTATCGTACCCTTTTATGATCGCACACAACTCATCCACGAAACCATTGGCACACTGGAAGAAGCCTTGACACACGAAGTACTGATTACCATTATCGTAGTGATCATGCTGGTGTTTAACCTGAGGGTTTCGTTATTGATTTCCAGTTTGCTCCCTGTTGCGGTGCTTATGACATTTATCGTAATGCGCTACACGGGTGTAGACGCCAACATTGTTGCACTCTCCGGTATTGCCATTGCCATCGGGGTGATGGTGGATGTGGGAATTGTGTTTGTTGAAAATATTGTGCGACACCTCGCCTTCGCTGAAAATAAAAATGCAAAAGGAAAACAATTATTGGATGTGGTTTTCAAAGCCACTTCGGAAGTGTCCGGTGCCATAGCCACTGCGCTGGCAACTACGGTAGTGAGTTTTCTGCCCGTCTTTTTTATGGAGGCTGCTGAAGGCAAGTTGTTCAAACCGCTGGCCTTCACCAAAACGTTTGCATTACTGGCCACTTTTGTATTGGGCATTGCCATCCTCCCCACCTTGGCGCATCTCATTTTTTCTATCGACTATGATAAGAAAAGGATAAGGAGGTTCTGGAACATCACATTCATTGCCGTGGGCATCTTGCTGGCGCTTTACGCAAAAATGTGGCTGCCACTGGCTTTGGTAGCTATTGGGATCAACAATATTTTAGAAGGTCGTTGGCTCGCTAAATACAAGGGGTTTCCCAATTATATCAACATAGGAATTGTGGTGTTGATCTCCTCCTACTTTCTCACCACCCAATGGATGCCATTGGGCCACCAGAATTATATGATCATCAACTATCTCTTTGTGGTGGTTTTATTGCTGGTTGTATTGGGTTCGCTCGTGTCTGTGGTGTATTTCTACGAACCCATTCTCAAATGGTGTTTGGTCAACAAAGGGAAGTTTTTGCTTTTGCCCCTTTTTACTGTTGCGTTGGGGCTTACGATCTGGTTGGGCTTTTCTACAACTTTCGGCTTTGTTGCCAAAGGATTTGATGTGTTGAACTGGAACATAAGAACCACCACACCCTGGTCGACCATGAGCCATGCTTTTCCGGGTACAGGAAAAGAGTTTATGCCCAGTTTAAATGAAGGTAGTTTTTTATTAATGCCTACCTCCATGCCGTATGTGGGGGTGGAAGAAAGCAAGCGCATCTTACAGTTACTGGACATGCGCGTGACCTCCATACCCGAAGTAGAAGTGGTGGTAGGAAAAATGGGACGTGCAGAATCTGCCCTGGACCCTGCCCCTATTTCCATGTACGAAAACATAATCAACTACAAATCAGAATTTATAACAGATGATAAGGGCCACCGGCTCACATTTAAAACGGATAATAAGGATCGCTTCATTTTGTCTAACCAACAAAAACTGACCAACGAAGAAGCATTGGCACTCAACATTGATACCGATTTGCTGATTCCTGACGAAGATGGAAAGTATTTCAGAAACTGGAGGGCCCATATCAAAAGCCCTGATGACATCTGGAATGAAATTGTGAGTGCCACCAAAATACCCGGTGTTACTTCCGCCCCTAAGTTGCAACCCATCGAGACCCGGCTTGTGATGTTGCAAACCGGTATGCGCGCGCCTATGGGAATAAAGGTGTATGGCCATGATTTGAACACCATAGAACAATTTGGCATGGAGCTCGAAGCCATTTTGAAGCAAGTGCCCTCGGTAAAACCAGAGGCTGTTTTTGCAGACCGCATTGTAGGCAAGCCTTACCTTAACCTGAACATCGACCGCGATGCCATTGCCCGATATGGATTAAGTATTGAGGCCTTACAACAATCCATCGAAACTGCTATTGGTGGAATGAAGATCACCTCCACCCTGGAGGGCAGGGAAAGGTATCCTGTACGGATGCGCTATCCACGTGAGTTGCGCGATAGCCCGGAAACGATCAAAAAAATCCTCGTGCCCACGCCCGCAGGCGTGCAAGTGCCATTAGGCGATTTGGCCAAAGTGGAATACCTGCGCGGACCACAAATGATAAAAAGTGAAGATACCTTTTTGGTCGGCTATGTATTGTTCGATAAAAGGGATGGCTACGCTGAAGTAGATGTGGTGAATGAGGCACAGCGGTTTATCCAACAAAAAATAGACAGCAAAGAGTTGGTAGTACCGGCAGGGATCAACTACAAATTCTCGGGAAGTTATGAAAACCAGGTCCGGGCTGTGAAAAGATTGGCGATCGTAATCCCACTCAGTCTGATGATCATTTTTATGTTGTTGTTCTTTCAATTCAAAACCTTCATTGCCTCATCCATTCACTTTTCTGGTGTCTTTGTGGCTTTTGCAGGAGGCTTTATTATGATCTGGTTATATGGGCAGGATTGGTTTATGAATTTTGGAATAGCCGGAGTAAACATGCGCGACTTGTTTCAAATGCAAACGATTAATCTCAGTGTGGCGGTGTGGGTAGGATTCATTGCCTTGTTTGGCATTGCAACCGATGATGGTGTAATCATGGGTACATACATCCATCAGGTTTTTGAGGAACGAAAGCCAAACACGGTAAATGAAGTGCGTGCCGCAGTATTGGAAGCAGGAAAGAAAAGAGTGCGTCCTGCCATGATGACGGCCGCCACTACCTTGATTGCACTGATCCCTGTACTCACCTCCACGGGAAAGGGATCAGACATAATGGGCCCGATGGCGATACCCACATTTGGTGGGATGGCCATACAACTCATGACCATTTTTGTAGTACCCGTATTGCAGGCGTATTGGAGGGAAACAGTAGTTGCCAAAGAATCTAAATCGAATTGA
- a CDS encoding TolC family protein, translating into MNRYAIYLLLFTASLSVGFGQSNLDTYLELAVQNNPGMRARYAEFDAAMQKVPQMGTLEDPNLRVSAFGQMVETRTGAQMLNLSLEQMFPWFGTLKEQRNAAALNAEVAFESYKIERNELRLKVKELYYPLYELDESIRLNEANLEILKTLKALAISKFQNGNGKLSDALRVDIMINEIHTDINILKEKRKSLVIAFNKSLNRDVLAEVLVDEPTELTTPLTHRDSLTNNPQLEALRKKVSASKAAERVAVKQGMPRLGVGVQYIVTQKRPEMTFADNGQDAYMAMFSVSLPIYRKKYKAAVKESQLMQTSFTEMQTEVQNNLIAQYEMASFELSRVKQQVDLYSRQVAQTKQIITLLTTAYGNDEADFEEILSMQQALLKYELLEITAKKEYALAIAKLEYLTAN; encoded by the coding sequence ATGAATCGATATGCTATTTATTTATTGCTATTCACTGCTTCCCTCTCAGTAGGGTTTGGGCAATCCAATTTGGATACCTACCTGGAATTGGCCGTGCAGAATAATCCTGGAATGAGGGCACGTTATGCAGAGTTTGATGCTGCCATGCAAAAGGTGCCTCAAATGGGTACATTGGAAGATCCGAATCTTCGCGTGTCTGCCTTTGGACAAATGGTGGAAACCCGCACGGGTGCACAGATGCTCAATCTTTCTTTGGAGCAGATGTTTCCCTGGTTTGGAACCCTAAAGGAGCAACGAAATGCAGCCGCCTTAAATGCAGAAGTCGCCTTTGAATCCTACAAAATTGAGAGGAACGAGCTGCGCCTAAAGGTAAAAGAATTGTACTATCCATTGTATGAATTGGATGAATCCATCCGGCTCAATGAAGCGAATTTAGAAATTCTGAAGACGCTAAAGGCTTTGGCCATTTCAAAATTTCAAAATGGCAATGGCAAGTTAAGTGATGCCTTGCGTGTAGACATAATGATCAATGAAATTCACACGGACATTAACATACTGAAAGAAAAAAGGAAATCATTGGTCATCGCTTTCAACAAATCACTCAACCGCGATGTATTGGCAGAGGTACTGGTTGACGAACCCACTGAACTAACAACTCCGCTTACCCATAGAGACAGTCTTACAAACAATCCACAACTGGAGGCATTGCGAAAAAAAGTATCAGCATCAAAAGCAGCCGAGCGGGTGGCTGTCAAACAGGGTATGCCCAGGTTAGGAGTAGGCGTACAATACATAGTAACCCAAAAGCGGCCAGAGATGACTTTTGCGGATAATGGACAGGATGCGTATATGGCCATGTTTTCTGTCTCGTTGCCCATTTACAGAAAAAAATATAAGGCAGCGGTCAAAGAGTCGCAACTGATGCAAACCTCATTCACCGAAATGCAAACAGAAGTACAAAACAACCTCATTGCCCAATACGAGATGGCCAGCTTCGAGTTATCACGCGTGAAACAACAAGTGGATTTATACAGTAGACAAGTGGCGCAGACAAAACAGATTATCACTTTGCTCACGACAGCTTATGGAAATGATGAAGCCGACTTTGAAGAGATACTCTCAATGCAGCAGGCGTTGTTGAAGTATGAGCTTTTAGAAATTACCGCGAAGAAGGAATACGCTTTGGCAATTGCAAAACTTGAATATTTAACGGCTAATTAA
- a CDS encoding efflux RND transporter periplasmic adaptor subunit, protein MKNIFQNKYVLVIITLIIGVTIGWIINSPSNQSTTSEEHQHANGSEIWTCSMHPQIRQSEPGLCPICGMELIPLGNDDDGGDPLEVKMSETAMKLANIQTTIVGMGNSVKEVRLNGKVQADERRKSSQAAHIPGRIEQLLVNFTGEYVQKGQMIAQIYSPELVTAQQELFEANKIKDTQPELFVAAREKLKNWKLTDKQIDAIIASGTIRERFPLLADVSGVVLERRVSVGDYVMRGAPIYDVADLSRVWVLFDVYESDMPWIKKNSDIEFTIKSLPGETFREKVSFIDPVINPETRVATARVEMANSGMHLKPEMFASGVVKSNLKAEGGMVVPKSAVLWTGERSVVYVKNVNDNKVSFRMTEVTLGPSLGDSYIIKDGLTVGQEVVTNGTFTIDAAAQLAGKPSMMNPPAGGGAVMTGHQHGETNATPQPTEDHSKHQMGATFEVNDKFKNQIGAVLHPYLKLKDAFVNTNSAEASSAAKEVKATLGKVDMKLVKGDAHNAWMKLLEALNSSVATMSTSPDVEVQRQSFSTFTDQFYAAIQQFNVSGLEAYYQFCPMANNNKGAYWISKTSTIQNPYFGNKMMRCGETKLELK, encoded by the coding sequence ATGAAAAATATATTTCAAAACAAATACGTACTCGTCATAATCACATTGATTATTGGCGTTACCATCGGGTGGATTATCAACTCACCCTCCAATCAGTCCACAACCTCAGAGGAGCATCAACACGCTAATGGTTCAGAAATCTGGACGTGTAGTATGCACCCACAAATTCGTCAGTCCGAACCCGGGTTGTGTCCTATTTGCGGAATGGAGCTGATCCCATTGGGCAATGATGACGATGGAGGTGATCCCCTGGAAGTGAAAATGAGTGAAACAGCAATGAAGCTGGCCAACATTCAAACAACTATCGTTGGGATGGGCAATTCCGTAAAAGAAGTAAGGCTAAACGGGAAGGTACAAGCTGACGAAAGAAGAAAGTCCTCTCAAGCTGCACACATCCCAGGAAGGATCGAACAATTGCTGGTCAACTTTACCGGGGAGTACGTGCAAAAAGGGCAAATGATTGCACAAATCTATTCACCAGAACTTGTAACTGCACAACAGGAATTGTTTGAAGCCAACAAAATAAAAGATACACAACCCGAATTGTTTGTTGCGGCCCGCGAAAAATTGAAAAACTGGAAACTCACTGACAAACAAATTGATGCCATCATCGCCTCAGGAACCATCAGGGAACGATTTCCATTACTTGCCGATGTGTCCGGGGTGGTGCTGGAAAGGCGTGTGAGTGTGGGTGATTATGTAATGCGCGGTGCGCCCATTTACGATGTGGCAGACTTATCCCGTGTATGGGTATTGTTCGATGTTTATGAAAGTGATATGCCATGGATTAAAAAGAACAGCGACATTGAATTTACCATTAAGTCATTGCCAGGGGAAACATTTAGGGAAAAGGTTTCATTCATCGATCCAGTTATCAATCCAGAAACGCGTGTCGCTACCGCAAGGGTGGAAATGGCCAACTCAGGCATGCACTTAAAGCCAGAAATGTTTGCCTCTGGAGTTGTGAAGAGTAATTTAAAAGCCGAGGGGGGCATGGTGGTTCCCAAGTCTGCAGTCCTGTGGACCGGAGAAAGGTCCGTTGTTTATGTCAAAAATGTAAATGACAATAAAGTAAGCTTTAGAATGACAGAGGTAACACTTGGACCATCATTGGGTGATTCGTATATCATTAAAGACGGACTAACCGTAGGGCAAGAAGTGGTAACTAACGGAACATTTACCATTGATGCAGCAGCACAGCTTGCTGGCAAACCCAGTATGATGAATCCGCCAGCTGGCGGAGGAGCTGTCATGACAGGCCATCAACATGGTGAAACGAATGCCACTCCCCAACCAACAGAGGATCACAGCAAGCATCAAATGGGAGCCACTTTTGAAGTCAATGACAAATTCAAAAATCAAATTGGTGCTGTACTCCACCCGTATCTGAAATTAAAAGACGCCTTTGTAAACACCAATTCGGCCGAAGCTTCCAGCGCAGCAAAAGAAGTAAAAGCAACACTTGGGAAGGTAGACATGAAGCTGGTGAAAGGGGATGCCCACAATGCCTGGATGAAGTTATTGGAGGCACTCAATTCCTCCGTGGCAACCATGAGCACTTCCCCTGATGTGGAAGTGCAGCGCCAATCTTTTTCAACATTTACTGATCAATTCTATGCGGCCATCCAACAATTCAATGTTTCCGGATTGGAGGCCTATTATCAGTTCTGCCCCATGGCCAATAATAACAAAGGAGCTTATTGGATCAGCAAAACCAGCACTATCCAAAACCCATATTTTGGGAATAAAATGATGCGTTGTGGAGAAACTAAATTAGAACTTAAATAA
- a CDS encoding TlpA family protein disulfide reductase, with protein MDKIELQTLDGTPIDMDDFKNKTVFINFWATWCKPCIQEMPTIAKAQEVLKDKNVVFLFPSNESVDLIEGFKERKSFDFNYVQSKNLEALNIVALPTTFIFNPKGELIFSEAGFRDWSTEENLALITH; from the coding sequence TTGGATAAGATTGAATTGCAAACACTAGATGGGACTCCCATTGATATGGATGATTTCAAAAACAAAACTGTCTTTATTAACTTCTGGGCTACCTGGTGCAAGCCATGTATTCAGGAAATGCCCACTATCGCGAAGGCGCAAGAGGTACTAAAAGACAAAAATGTAGTATTTCTTTTTCCCTCCAACGAATCTGTGGATTTGATTGAAGGGTTTAAAGAAAGAAAAAGTTTTGATTTCAACTATGTCCAAAGTAAAAACCTGGAAGCGCTAAATATTGTAGCGCTTCCTACCACCTTCATTTTCAACCCAAAGGGAGAACTGATTTTCTCTGAGGCAGGTTTTAGGGACTGGAGTACCGAAGAAAACCTGGCATTAATAACCCACTAA
- a CDS encoding exo-alpha-sialidase produces the protein MNRIIILTFFTVALFSCSTKKGNTETALIIHPQESPASIESAEPFLFTDKNGKTYLSWIEKKDSVHQFKYATRNAGSWSAPTLIAESNNWFVNWADYPMIAADGAQNIISHVLSKSGTGTFAYDIKMFASNDDGKDWNNSFVIHDDGKQAEHGFVTMVPYKENLFVSWLDGRNTVMEGMENMESDSHGGHHGAMSLRGAIVDFKGNKIDEWELDNKTCDCCQTGATITDNGPIVVYRDRSDEEIRDMSIVRLVNGEWTTPKTIFPDNWKIKACPVNGPRVDAIGNTLAIAWFTASQGEAQVNLIFSTDGGATFENPIRIDEGQAIGRVDVAMLDTENAMVSWMEGTDIKAMKINRNGSKGTPVVVATSSESRSSGFPQMTKSGNELVFAWTDDTEKKVKVASLKL, from the coding sequence ATGAACCGCATTATAATACTTACTTTTTTTACTGTTGCCCTTTTTTCCTGTTCTACTAAAAAGGGCAATACGGAAACCGCATTGATAATTCATCCGCAAGAATCACCTGCAAGCATAGAGAGCGCTGAACCTTTTCTTTTCACAGACAAAAACGGAAAGACTTATTTATCGTGGATTGAAAAAAAAGATTCGGTACACCAATTTAAATATGCCACACGCAATGCTGGTTCATGGTCTGCGCCCACTTTAATCGCAGAAAGCAACAACTGGTTTGTCAACTGGGCTGACTACCCAATGATTGCAGCAGATGGAGCGCAAAATATTATTTCGCATGTGCTCAGTAAAAGTGGCACTGGAACTTTTGCTTACGATATAAAAATGTTTGCATCCAACGATGACGGAAAGGATTGGAACAATTCATTTGTCATTCACGATGACGGCAAACAAGCTGAGCACGGGTTTGTAACCATGGTGCCCTACAAAGAAAATCTATTCGTTTCCTGGTTGGACGGACGTAACACCGTAATGGAAGGTATGGAAAATATGGAGTCAGATAGTCATGGCGGTCATCATGGTGCCATGAGTTTGCGTGGTGCCATTGTAGACTTTAAAGGAAATAAAATCGATGAGTGGGAATTGGATAACAAAACCTGTGACTGTTGTCAAACAGGAGCTACTATTACGGATAATGGCCCCATCGTAGTTTACAGAGATCGATCAGATGAGGAAATCAGGGATATGTCTATTGTACGATTAGTAAACGGAGAATGGACAACACCCAAAACCATTTTCCCTGACAACTGGAAGATCAAAGCCTGCCCGGTGAATGGTCCAAGAGTAGATGCCATTGGCAACACCCTGGCCATCGCCTGGTTTACCGCAAGCCAGGGAGAAGCACAGGTGAACCTTATCTTTTCAACGGATGGTGGCGCTACCTTTGAAAACCCGATTAGGATAGACGAAGGCCAGGCCATAGGCCGTGTTGACGTAGCCATGCTAGACACCGAAAATGCCATGGTAAGTTGGATGGAAGGCACTGACATCAAAGCGATGAAAATAAATCGCAATGGGTCGAAGGGAACACCTGTGGTTGTGGCCACTTCGTCAGAATCGCGCTCCAGTGGATTTCCTCAAATGACAAAGTCTGGTAATGAATTAGTTTTTGCCTGGACGGATGATACAGAGAAGAAGGTGAAGGTGGCCAGTCTTAAATTATAA
- a CDS encoding heavy metal translocating P-type ATPase, which yields MQHTYQISGMTCNGCRSLVEKTLNQVDGIEKATVDLKSGEAVLTMSSHVSLKKLQKAMADDGGTYSISMPGEHQHHNHAHTPVKSPKGKGTGTYYCPMHCEGEKTYDQPGDCPVCGMDLVEEVSLSSKSNTQYTCPMHPEIVKDEPGSCPICGMDLVPMEADESAENKTYNKLLKKFWIAAGFTFPIFLIAMSEMVPNNPLYEILDLKYWNWIQFVLSIPVVFYATWMFFERAYKSIVTWNLNMFTLIGIGAGVAWLFSLFGLFFPDVFPDQFKSEPGTVHVYFEAATVILTLVLLGQLLEARAHGKTNSAIKELLKLAPNKAYRVVDGQEEEISIDDINVGDLLRVKPGDKIPVDGVVVEGESNVDESMITGEPIPVSKSIGDKVSSGTINGNQSFTMRAEKVGADTLLSQIIEMVNKASRSRAPIQKLADQISSYFVPIVVVVAVIAFAIWVIFGPEPKYVYAFVNAIAVLIIACPCALGLATPMSVMVGVGKGAGMGVLIKNAEALETLNKIDVLIVDKTGTLTEGRPSVEKTISTTEKFTDREILQYIASLNQLSEHPLADATVRFGKEQGVDFLKAENFNSTSGKGVSGTVNDKKVALGNEKMMEEINVSLTDKVRLKGEAFQKEGKTVSFLAIGAEVVGFIAIGDAIKKNTKEAIRGLQGNGIEVIMLTGDNVNTAAAVASELNLVHFKAGMLPEDKLKEVKRLQAEGKKVAMAGDGINDSPALAQSDVGIAMGTGTDVAIESAGVTLVKGDLKGILKAFNLSKKVMGNIKQNLFFAMIYNTAGIPIAAGLLFPFFGILLSPMIAAAAMSLSSVSVIANSLRLKAD from the coding sequence ATGCAGCACACTTATCAAATATCCGGAATGACCTGCAATGGTTGTCGAAGCCTTGTGGAAAAAACGCTTAACCAGGTAGATGGGATTGAAAAAGCAACGGTAGACTTAAAATCGGGTGAAGCCGTACTGACGATGAGCAGCCACGTGTCTTTGAAAAAATTACAAAAAGCGATGGCGGACGATGGAGGTACCTACAGTATTTCCATGCCAGGGGAGCATCAGCATCACAATCACGCCCACACGCCAGTAAAAAGCCCTAAAGGAAAAGGTACGGGCACCTACTATTGTCCCATGCATTGCGAGGGGGAAAAAACTTACGATCAACCCGGGGATTGTCCGGTTTGCGGAATGGATTTGGTAGAGGAGGTCAGCTTGAGCAGTAAAAGCAATACACAATACACCTGCCCCATGCATCCGGAAATAGTGAAGGATGAGCCTGGCAGTTGTCCTATCTGCGGAATGGACTTAGTGCCGATGGAGGCAGATGAATCAGCCGAGAATAAAACGTACAATAAGTTACTCAAAAAATTCTGGATTGCTGCAGGCTTCACCTTCCCTATATTTCTGATTGCCATGTCAGAAATGGTTCCCAACAATCCTTTATATGAAATATTGGATTTAAAATACTGGAACTGGATTCAATTTGTTTTATCCATCCCGGTGGTTTTTTATGCCACCTGGATGTTCTTCGAACGCGCCTACAAATCCATTGTGACATGGAACCTCAATATGTTTACCCTGATTGGGATAGGTGCAGGAGTCGCCTGGCTGTTTAGTTTATTCGGATTGTTCTTTCCTGATGTATTTCCAGATCAATTCAAATCGGAACCGGGTACGGTGCATGTGTACTTTGAAGCGGCTACGGTCATTCTCACACTTGTATTACTGGGCCAGCTACTGGAAGCCCGCGCGCACGGCAAAACCAATTCTGCAATAAAGGAATTGTTGAAGCTGGCGCCCAACAAGGCATACCGGGTAGTGGATGGCCAGGAAGAGGAAATATCCATTGACGACATCAATGTAGGCGATTTGTTGCGCGTAAAGCCGGGGGACAAAATCCCTGTGGATGGTGTAGTGGTGGAAGGGGAAAGCAATGTGGACGAATCCATGATTACCGGTGAGCCTATTCCGGTGAGCAAATCCATAGGGGATAAAGTGAGCTCGGGCACCATCAACGGAAACCAATCCTTTACCATGCGGGCAGAAAAAGTGGGTGCCGATACGCTGCTCTCTCAAATCATTGAGATGGTGAACAAGGCCAGCAGAAGCCGTGCGCCTATTCAAAAGTTAGCCGATCAGATTTCAAGTTATTTTGTGCCAATCGTGGTGGTGGTCGCTGTTATTGCTTTTGCTATTTGGGTCATCTTCGGTCCAGAGCCAAAATATGTGTATGCTTTTGTCAATGCAATCGCTGTGTTGATTATCGCGTGTCCTTGTGCATTGGGGCTGGCCACTCCCATGTCTGTCATGGTGGGCGTGGGCAAAGGTGCAGGCATGGGTGTCCTCATAAAAAATGCAGAAGCATTGGAAACATTGAATAAGATTGATGTACTGATTGTAGATAAAACAGGTACCCTCACCGAAGGCAGGCCCTCGGTGGAAAAAACCATTTCCACCACTGAGAAATTCACCGACAGGGAAATACTTCAATACATTGCTTCGCTGAATCAGCTCAGTGAACACCCGTTGGCTGATGCTACTGTCAGGTTTGGAAAAGAACAAGGCGTAGATTTTCTAAAAGCGGAAAACTTCAATTCCACTAGTGGTAAGGGCGTGTCAGGCACAGTAAATGATAAAAAAGTAGCCCTTGGCAATGAAAAAATGATGGAGGAAATAAATGTATCATTAACGGATAAAGTACGTCTTAAAGGAGAAGCATTTCAAAAGGAAGGTAAAACCGTTTCCTTTCTTGCCATTGGAGCTGAAGTAGTTGGTTTCATCGCCATCGGGGACGCGATCAAAAAAAATACAAAAGAAGCAATTAGGGGGCTGCAGGGGAATGGCATCGAGGTGATCATGCTTACAGGCGATAATGTCAATACCGCAGCAGCCGTTGCCTCCGAGTTGAACCTTGTGCATTTTAAAGCGGGCATGCTACCAGAAGATAAACTGAAAGAGGTTAAACGCTTGCAGGCAGAAGGTAAAAAAGTGGCCATGGCGGGCGATGGCATCAACGACTCCCCCGCCCTTGCACAAAGTGACGTAGGTATTGCCATGGGTACAGGTACCGATGTGGCAATTGAAAGTGCCGGTGTAACTTTGGTCAAAGGAGATTTGAAGGGTATCCTTAAAGCATTCAACCTCAGTAAAAAGGTAATGGGTAACATCAAACAAAATCTTTTCTTTGCCATGATCTATAATACAGCAGGAATACCTATTGCAGCGGGGTTGCTATTTCCCTTCTTTGGTATCTTATTGAGCCCCATGATAGCGGCAGCAGCCATGAGCTTGAGTTCGGTCTCCGTAATTGCAAATAGTTTGAGGCTGAAAGCGGACTAG